The genomic stretch TTCTGCTTCCATGGAATATTTTTGtccattctttcattttaagtCACTGTGTGTCATTACCagtgaaatatatttcttatagGCAGCATATTGCTGAGTCTTTGTTTTCCCTGTTCAACCTGTATCAATCTTTTAAGTAGAGAATGTTACCCATTTACGTTCCAACTTGTTATTGCTAGGTAAGAACTTACTCCTGTTGTTaattttgtggttgttttgtatattctttggttctttccttcctctcttgttCTTTGTGCTTTGTTGATTTCTGTATTGATAAGGATtggtcattttttcttttctgtttatctGAACCACTATTAAGTTTTAtactttcttacattttcttGAAAGTAATTATTATCCTTTTATTTTGACGTAATTTTGATGCATTTGTTGTAAGGCTGGCCTAGTAATGATGATTTGCCTCAATTTTTGCTTGTCTTGgcaagattttatttcactttccgTACTCTTGGTTGGcaggcttttgttttatttggtttttactTTTAGGGTTTCAAAGATATTGTCCCAATCTCTCCTGTCTTAAAAGATATCTACTGAGAATTTTGCTGCTAGTAAAATAGAGACTTTTGTGTATGTGCTTTGATGCTTTTCTATTGTCATTTTTAGAATTCTATGCCTTGGACTTAAAATATTTGGCTACACTTGTCTCAGAGAGTAATTGATTTGGCTGAATTTTAATTGGGTCCTTTAAGCTTCATATGTGAGGTTATCCACATCTTTCCCAagatttgggaagttttcagctagcatttcaataaaaaattttactatACCTCTCCTGTCTTTTCTACTGGATTCTCTATAATATGAATGTTTTAATTCTTAATGGAATCCCACAAGTATCTAAGgctttctatattctttttaatttttccttcttcatacTTATGTGGGTGGTAAGTTAAAGAAGAGAGACTGAGTTATTTCAAAAGTCCTGTTTTCAAGTTCAGAAATTTGTCTTCTGCTTGACCTATTCTGTGGTTATTGAGAATCtcacttgcattttttttttacttcattcattGAAGTTTCAGCTCCAAGagttctttctaatttttctttttttaatctttgtttatttgtttttatgtggtgctgaggatagaacccagggcctcatacgtgctaggtgagcgctctaccgctgagccataaccccagcccctctaattgTTTCTTAATCATGATTATTACCCTTTGctgtatttctcatttttatcacATGTTGCTTTCCTGAATTCATTGAAATGTGTCCCTATATTCTCTTGTATCTCTCATTGATTttgtttaaaatcattattttgaattctttctcagGCAATTTGTTGGTTTCAATTTTCTTTTGGCACTACTCGTAGACAGATATTGTGTTCCTTTAGAGATGTCATGTTTCTCTGCTATTTAATGCTTCCTATGTCCTTATGTTGATATCAGTACATCTGATAAATCAATTGCCTTTGCTATTTATGAGATGGCTTTCATAGCAAAAGACTTTATGTGGTGATGTGTCCTGGGATGTTGTTTGGATAGGCTATGATGGTTAATGTTGGGAATGCAGTTTCTTCAGTTCTAATTAAGACCAATGATGCCCATGAATGTCATGGTGAGTAAGACTAGACAGGATTGAGGGATTGTTCATTTAGCTAGAGTGCAGCTTTCTTAGGTACAGTGGGTTCACTACCAGCTCTGATTGTGGTACATGAAGTTGCAATTGTGGGATATCTCTCAGTTTCTGCAGGTCATAGAATGGTGGGGCTACTCTGGCAGGTCCAAGCAGGCAAAGTACAGTTGGTTGGCATGTCAAGATAGGCAGAGCACCTATAAAATCTGAAGGCTGTATGGGAAATAGGATTCTTCCATTGGCCTTGGCATGCATGGCATGGTACTCTTGACAGTAGGAACGGGGTACCTGTTAGTGTCTAAGTGCTATAGGGTGGCTGGACTGCACCAGTGGTACAAAGAATGATTCTTGTCTGTATCTTGAAGGCTTAAGGTACCTTGGTGGGTCAGTGACAGGTCAGCCATTCAGGAAAGGACTCCTAGGATGTGGGTAGTTGGGATGGATCACTCAAATTATTTACTGGGTCCATAAGAGAGTAGACTAATCTACTCTGCAACTTCTATGGCTCAAGGGTGTAGGCTGGACCAGGTTTGCAGGCCTCAGGAGGTTAGGAAGGGCCATGTAACTACTTCCTGGGATTGGGTGGGCTATGGCATTTGAGTGCAGGCCACCCTGTAGATTTCTGGAGAAGAAAGAGGATGGACAAAACCATATGGTTAATTTTCAAGTGCCAGGTAATCTGAGTTGCTAGTGTAGGCCATCAGGCTGCTTTGTAGAACATGGGGTGGACAGGCTCTCAAGGTGTCATTGTGCAGCATGTTTTGGGCAAAGAGGTTACATGTGGATCAGGCTTTTTCACCAGGATGATGAAGTGGCAAGGACACACAGCAGCTCTCCAAACTGGGCTCAGCTGAGAGCTGTTATACTCAATGATGAAAGAAAGAATGCTTTTCCTGGAGGATCAAGAATAAGACAAGGTTGTCTAACTTTTTACACTTCTTCAGGATAGTACCAGGAAGAAAAGTAGCACTTCTGCTGTGCAACTAAACAAAAAATAGTAATGAAACAATCCACACTGGGAAGAAAGAAGATCATCTCTATGTAAATAGCATGATAGAGCATGTCAAAACCCCTAAACCCTCAACAGAAAAGCAGATGTAATAAGTGAATTCATCACGGCTCAAGGGGATTGAGTATAACTTCGGACCAAAAATAGGCTATACAAATACCACTATGAATATCAATAAGGAGATAAATTATATCaaagaaccaaatggaatttCCTGAAATGGAAAGTATAATCaccaaatttttcaaaaatcatagAGGAGATCAGGAGAAGATttgaataaggagaaaaaaatattggcaaAGTTGAAGATAGAGATGACAAAATCTGAAGAAATAGAGAAGCAAAACTAATAAATCTcttgcaaaatatataatccagtATGGAGTAGTGGGATGAAATCGTGCTTccatttataaatattgaaaacagCTCTTTGAACATTATTtggatgaaattttcttttcccttgctCTGCACTCCAATAATAGGAATTTGTAATTTTTCACATATTCCACACACCTGTTACCTTCTTATTTTCATGGTCTCTTTTTATATGCTTCACTACGGGCCCTTTTCTACTGACTTGTCTTCCGGTTAAGTAATTTTGTATATCTGATGCAAATTTTAAGCAGTTCTCACAAGTATCCAGTCTCCCTTTGGCTCCCCTAAGGACTGAAACTCCTAGGGAGGACTGCAAAGAGGTGTGATTTGTGAGTTTCCTTTTacatttcacagagcagagtggAAAGGGAATAGGTTTGGAATTGTGAGATGAATAGTAcatacacacaatcacacacacactctcaatcCGTCAGTGCAATTGGTGTTTGCTCAagaactgatgtgattctgcaacttgtatttggggtaaaaatgggagttaataacccacttgaatcaaatgtatgaaagatgatatgtcatgagttatgtaatgttttgaacaaccaataaaaacagtcttaaatcaaaacaaaaagaactacAACTATTTCCATGAAAAATGAAACTCTAGGGCTGGGGTATATTTGGTGGGTGAATACTTGCCTAGTTGGTGCAAGgctctaaattcaatccccagtacagttaaaataaagattttttttaaaaaacactaaaattgcTGAAATAATGAGAAGTGGGAATGTGCTAGGAATTACATATATTAAACAATGAATGTTTATGATACTGAAGTTCTCTGGAACTTTATGCAGTAGTTTTTAACATTTGCAATAGCATTTCTACCACCAATATATTAAAAGTTAATGGACTGGAAATTTCATCAAGGATTGggattattttctgaaaaatgcaaaattttggTCTTCTGTCTCAGGTAAAGTATAAACATTGAGTTCTTCTGCCTCAGGTTAAGGTGAGGTTTGAGCACCCTGCTGTTGCTTCGCAGGTGAAGTTTTTTTACCCATCTCTTTCTTCTCAGGTGAAGGTTTCACATGTTCCTTTTTGTTCCTGGGTGGTGCTTGATGCATCTTTATAAGCAAAAGTAACAAActcataaacaaaaccaaaaatggaaataaaaaaaaaggtcccttcctcttctccatccATTCTTTCACTCTTTTCCCAGGGGGTGGGCCACTGTCAACACTCCCTCCATAGCCTTTTTCTGTGCAGTTTGGGGGCTCCCAGTTAGGGTCACAATGGCAGTGATGTTTGTTGTTGCAGATCCCTTTCATAGCACAGGTCTCTGGTGAACAATCACTTGCCCACAATGACATAGAGACACACTTCCGGTGTATGCACACTTGTCCATTACCACACTCTGTGCCATCTTTCACATCACCAATATCTGGTATGGTCATCCCAAAATGATAGTCGGTACCCCAGCAGGTCATACCATTGAAGTCCATCCAATGCACAGTAGTGTGACTTCTCAAAAAGGGAATTTCTTTCACATTCTCACACTGAACTCTTCCACAGAGGAAATCTGACTTATTACACTTCACATAGTTTTCACCAACGAGACCACAGTTACCAAAGCGGTCACCTCGGCTGTTCATTTCTGTGTAGCAACTCTCCTGTGCACTCCTGGATTCTTTGCCAAAGATCTGTCTGCACTGTTCGTCATGTGCATTGCATCTCTTCTCATGGCAGTAGCCACTGTCCATGCAACGGACCCCATCCTGCACATACACATCTTCTGGACACTCAGGTGAGGTACCATTGCACCACTCTGGAAGATCACACTCACTGACATTTTCTCTACACACTTTACCTGGTGGCAAGAGAAGGCAGTCTTCACAACAAAGCCCAGAAGCACATTCAGTCCCAAATTTCAGAGTGCAGTTTTCTGAACAACATGGATGGTTTGAACACAAAGTTGGGGATCCACAGTCACACTCCTCTCCTTCTTCAACCACATCATTCCCACAGCCAGTCCACTTCAAGATGTCTTCTTGTTTTGGTGCACTGCGCAAACAGTTCATATATGGAAAGGTTTCCCACATTTCAGCATAACTGCAGTTGCTGAATTTAATGCCATTTGATTTTTCTGGATACATGATGCAAATAGGATCCCCGCATATACATTCAGGTTCATCATGCAACATACCCAGATTATGACCCATCTCATGTGTTATGGTAAGTGCAAATTCATGTAAATTATCTCCTAGGGCACGATTCACTCCACATTGCATACCAACATCACATACACTTCCCACATAGGCTAAGCCAAGATGTATTTCAAAATCTTGTTTTGCCAAAAAATGTGCAAGGTCATTTTTTAGGCGAGGATCAAGACTATCTTTCTTCCAGCTGCAAAAGTGCTGCAGGACAGTATATATGTTGTTAGTCACttcaaaaatgttcttttcattCCAGACTTCAATTCCATGTAAACTCAATTCAACGTCCACTTTACATAAAAGGGAATGTACAGTATTGCTAATGACAAATAATTCCTCTATCACAAGTGAGACATTACTTTTCTTATAAAGGTATTGCTCATAATCTACAACAAAAACTGCTTCAAGATACCATGTGTGGGTCCACCAGCCTTCATAACCACTTTGCCTCAGAATGGAATTATCACGCCTTTGGAGCTTTAGTTGTCGTGCTAGTTCTTCTTCTGTTAGTCCACATCTCATGGGTGGGAATTGTGTCTTCTCTCTGTGCATCTTATAAATCAGATGTTCAAATGTGGTAGAAAGTCTTTTGGGTTTGATTTCATA from Ictidomys tridecemlineatus isolate mIctTri1 chromosome 14, mIctTri1.hap1, whole genome shotgun sequence encodes the following:
- the LOC144370502 gene encoding disintegrin and metalloproteinase domain-containing protein 25-like; its protein translation is MMAVGEALVHMRITVLQLCLSILLFLSGWAQIGHSQHHSPPEVVIPLRINGTNRAMRPHNWISYSLHFGGKKHIVHMKAKKLLVSKPFSVFTYTKQGALLEDPPFVQSDCYYDGYVEGDPESLVALSTCFGGFQGMLEIHDIVYEIKPKRLSTTFEHLIYKMHREKTQFPPMRCGLTEEELARQLKLQRRDNSILRQSGYEGWWTHTWYLEAVFVVDYEQYLYKKSNVSLVIEELFVISNTVHSLLCKVDVELSLHGIEVWNEKNIFEVTNNIYTVLQHFCSWKKDSLDPRLKNDLAHFLAKQDFEIHLGLAYVGSVCDVGMQCGVNRALGDNLHEFALTITHEMGHNLGMLHDEPECICGDPICIMYPEKSNGIKFSNCSYAEMWETFPYMNCLRSAPKQEDILKWTGCGNDVVEEGEECDCGSPTLCSNHPCCSENCTLKFGTECASGLCCEDCLLLPPGKVCRENVSECDLPEWCNGTSPECPEDVYVQDGVRCMDSGYCHEKRCNAHDEQCRQIFGKESRSAQESCYTEMNSRGDRFGNCGLVGENYVKCNKSDFLCGRVQCENVKEIPFLRSHTTVHWMDFNGMTCWGTDYHFGMTIPDIGDVKDGTECGNGQVCIHRKCVSMSLWASDCSPETCAMKGICNNKHHCHCDPNWEPPNCTEKGYGGSVDSGPPPGKRVKEWMEKRKGPFFLFPFLVLFMSLLLLLIKMHQAPPRNKKEHVKPSPEKKEMGKKTSPAKQQQGAQTSP